Proteins from a single region of Halorubrum sp. 2020YC2:
- a CDS encoding DUF5821 family protein encodes MIEISSRSPSGKHSISSSDPKLVPSVYGEFDPRFEAAEQYHLRTPHLSVVKETLREKIGDDVADELTEVLAHAEEISNSNECLSIVEVMLILTARNKVLFYDVSKWGEDTGIASKATFSRAKSALEDAGLIETEKVPLDIGRPRLRLIATDELATADLKTLSTEIRSSL; translated from the coding sequence ATTATTGAAATCTCTTCTCGGAGCCCTTCTGGCAAGCACAGTATCTCGAGTTCGGATCCCAAACTGGTCCCATCAGTCTACGGCGAGTTCGACCCCAGATTCGAGGCTGCCGAGCAGTATCACCTTCGGACACCTCACCTCTCAGTAGTGAAAGAGACGCTCCGGGAGAAGATTGGCGACGATGTCGCTGACGAACTCACCGAAGTCCTCGCACACGCTGAAGAGATTTCCAACAGCAACGAATGCCTCAGTATCGTCGAGGTCATGCTCATCCTCACAGCCCGCAACAAGGTCCTCTTCTACGACGTCTCGAAATGGGGAGAGGATACGGGTATCGCTTCGAAAGCAACCTTCTCACGGGCCAAATCAGCACTCGAAGATGCTGGCCTCATCGAGACTGAAAAAGTCCCACTAGACATCGGTCGCCCCCGACTTCGGCTTATCGCAACCGACGAACTCGCGACAGCAGACCTGAAAACACTCTCCACCGAGATCCGGTCTTCGCTGTAG
- a CDS encoding glycerophosphodiester phosphodiesterase produces the protein MNRTSRGDVTLIGHRGCAGQYPENTVAAVERAAPHVDAVEIDVRRCATGELVVFHDAELDRLTDASGPVADADRDELRGLTVHDSGEPIPGLDEALAAAPDDLLVNVELKEPGAASDALDAARRAETDVLFSSFHPEALATLRERDPTTDRALLVADEGVERAVEAATDLGCAAVHPPIDIATESGFVKTAHDAGLTVNAWTAADREDVERLLAAGVDGVVSDRWDLF, from the coding sequence ATGAACCGGACGAGCCGCGGCGACGTCACGCTGATCGGCCACCGCGGCTGCGCCGGGCAGTACCCGGAGAACACGGTCGCGGCCGTCGAGCGCGCGGCGCCGCACGTCGACGCCGTCGAGATAGACGTGCGTCGGTGTGCGACCGGCGAACTCGTCGTCTTCCACGACGCGGAACTCGACCGGCTGACCGACGCGTCCGGGCCGGTCGCGGACGCCGACCGGGACGAACTCCGCGGACTGACGGTTCACGACTCCGGCGAGCCGATCCCGGGGCTCGACGAGGCGCTCGCGGCCGCGCCCGACGACCTCCTCGTCAACGTCGAACTCAAGGAGCCGGGCGCCGCGAGCGACGCGCTCGACGCGGCCCGTCGGGCGGAAACCGACGTGTTATTCTCGTCGTTTCACCCCGAGGCGCTGGCGACGCTGCGAGAGCGCGACCCGACGACGGACCGCGCGCTGCTCGTCGCTGACGAGGGCGTCGAGCGCGCGGTCGAGGCGGCGACCGACCTCGGCTGCGCCGCGGTCCACCCCCCGATCGATATCGCGACCGAGTCGGGGTTCGTCAAGACGGCGCACGACGCGGGTCTGACGGTCAACGCGTGGACCGCGGCCGACCGCGAGGACGTCGAGCGGCTCCTCGCGGCCGGGGTCGACGGGGTCGTCTCCGACCGGTGGGACCTGTTCTGA
- a CDS encoding methyltransferase, translating to MIDRTAVRNNANYLRNVRPIDPEEIAEYIEGTPHPAVVRETLREEAFDLRLREREDGAFVPVEESPVDPPGWSPEALPETYAFAVEDLLVREYGANWHRGDSGDELRERVRRLKTDYLYENEVEYDRVAALGYAIYHLPAYYATVGYVLDDLTENGLLDRTLRVLDVGAGVGGPALGLHDYLPDDAVVDYHAVEPSAATDVLDRMLEETGRNFRTTVHEATAEAFLGLDEKEESASVADDSFDLVVFGNVLSELDDPVAVAGAALDALAPDGSLVAFAPADRNTAIGLRQIERALVAGDGEGPGGGDPGRDAEIYAPALRLWPDAVPSDPGWSFDVAADLAVPPFQRRLDEATARGETDEPGEFVNVDVQFAYSILRSDGKRRVDVEASAERCARMAQSERHVTDRVNLLAVKLSHDLSEGDNALYRIGDGSQATDHYLVCTRETALNRDLREAGYGSVVFVENGLVLWNEDEGAYNVVVDDETVVDLVAP from the coding sequence ATGATCGACAGAACCGCGGTCCGGAACAACGCGAACTACCTGCGCAACGTCAGACCGATCGACCCCGAGGAGATAGCGGAGTACATCGAGGGGACCCCGCACCCGGCGGTCGTCCGCGAGACGCTCCGCGAGGAGGCGTTCGACCTCCGGCTCCGCGAGCGCGAGGACGGCGCCTTCGTCCCCGTCGAGGAGTCGCCCGTCGACCCGCCGGGCTGGTCGCCCGAGGCGCTGCCGGAGACGTACGCGTTCGCGGTCGAGGACCTGCTCGTCCGCGAGTACGGCGCGAACTGGCACCGCGGCGACTCCGGCGACGAGCTCCGCGAGCGCGTCCGCCGGCTGAAGACCGACTACCTCTACGAGAACGAGGTCGAGTACGACCGCGTCGCGGCGCTCGGCTACGCGATATACCACCTGCCGGCGTACTACGCGACGGTCGGCTACGTCCTCGACGACCTGACCGAGAACGGCCTGCTCGACCGGACGCTCCGCGTCCTCGACGTGGGCGCGGGCGTCGGTGGTCCCGCGCTCGGTCTCCACGACTACCTCCCCGACGACGCCGTCGTCGACTACCACGCGGTCGAGCCGAGCGCCGCGACCGACGTCCTCGACCGGATGTTAGAGGAGACCGGCCGCAACTTCCGGACGACGGTCCACGAGGCGACGGCGGAGGCGTTCCTCGGGCTCGACGAGAAAGAGGAATCTGCCTCCGTGGCCGACGACTCCTTCGACCTCGTCGTCTTCGGCAACGTCCTCTCTGAACTCGACGACCCCGTCGCGGTCGCGGGCGCCGCGCTCGACGCGCTCGCGCCTGACGGCAGCCTCGTCGCGTTCGCGCCCGCCGACCGGAACACCGCGATCGGGCTCCGTCAGATAGAGCGCGCGCTCGTCGCGGGAGACGGCGAGGGGCCCGGCGGCGGCGACCCCGGGCGCGACGCCGAGATATACGCGCCCGCGCTCCGGCTGTGGCCCGACGCGGTCCCGAGCGACCCGGGCTGGTCGTTCGACGTCGCCGCCGACCTCGCGGTCCCGCCGTTCCAGCGCCGGCTCGACGAGGCGACGGCGCGCGGGGAGACCGACGAGCCGGGCGAGTTCGTCAACGTCGACGTCCAGTTCGCGTACTCGATCCTCCGTTCGGACGGCAAACGGCGCGTCGACGTCGAGGCGAGCGCGGAGCGGTGCGCGCGCATGGCCCAGTCGGAGCGCCACGTCACCGACCGGGTGAACCTGCTCGCGGTGAAGCTGAGCCACGACTTAAGCGAAGGCGACAACGCGCTGTACCGCATCGGCGACGGATCGCAGGCGACGGACCACTACCTCGTCTGTACCCGCGAAACGGCGCTGAACCGCGACCTCCGCGAGGCCGGCTACGGGTCGGTCGTCTTCGTCGAGAACGGGCTCGTGCTCTGGAACGAGGACGAGGGCGCGTACAACGTCGTCGTCGACGACGAGACGGTCGTCGACCTCGTCGCGCCCTGA
- a CDS encoding SOS response-associated peptidase, whose amino-acid sequence MCGRYTLFTPTADLEARFGADFGGHEPSYNCAPGQSLPVVTDEDPEEATRMEWGLTPSWADESFDLINARAETVREKRSFADAFERRRCLVPADGFYEWVGGDRGSGKTPYRVAFEDDRPFAMAGVYERWEPPTPETTQTGLGAFGGGSRSGDDGANDDPDVIETFAIVTTEPNDLVADLHHRMAVILDPDAGEEETWLRGDPDEAAALLDPYPSDELTAHPVSTRVNSPGVDAPDLIEPVAGD is encoded by the coding sequence ATGTGCGGCCGCTACACCCTCTTCACCCCGACCGCCGACCTCGAAGCCCGGTTCGGCGCCGACTTCGGCGGTCACGAGCCGAGCTACAACTGCGCGCCGGGCCAGTCGCTCCCCGTCGTCACCGACGAGGACCCCGAGGAAGCGACGCGGATGGAGTGGGGCCTGACGCCCTCGTGGGCCGACGAGTCGTTCGACCTCATCAACGCCCGCGCCGAGACGGTCCGCGAGAAGCGGAGCTTCGCGGACGCCTTCGAGCGCCGGCGCTGTCTCGTCCCCGCCGACGGCTTCTACGAGTGGGTCGGCGGCGACCGCGGCTCCGGGAAGACCCCCTACCGCGTCGCGTTCGAGGACGATCGGCCGTTCGCGATGGCGGGCGTCTACGAGCGGTGGGAGCCGCCGACGCCGGAGACGACCCAGACCGGGCTCGGCGCGTTCGGCGGCGGGAGCAGAAGCGGAGACGATGGTGCCAACGACGACCCGGACGTGATCGAGACGTTCGCGATTGTGACCACCGAGCCGAACGACCTCGTCGCGGACCTCCACCACCGGATGGCGGTAATCCTCGACCCCGATGCGGGTGAGGAAGAGACGTGGCTCCGAGGGGATCCGGACGAGGCCGCCGCCCTGCTCGACCCCTACCCGAGCGACGAACTCACCGCGCACCCGGTGTCGACGCGCGTGAACTCGCCGGGCGTCGACGCGCCGGACCTGATCGAGCCGGTCGCCGGGGACTGA
- a CDS encoding ribonuclease H-like domain-containing protein: MRIENSFIPVEGVGETTERRLWERGVTRWEEFDPAVDVAGVGATTADRIESFIAEALARLDDGDSAYFDREFPSGERWRLYENFREETCFFDIETTGLDERRDRVTTVSFHQGGETTTLVAGEDLTARRLREQFADASLLATFNGARFDVPFLETSFDVGIDTPHLDLMYPAKRIGLSGGLKPIEKEIGIERDRPDISGRDAVRLWREHERGSDEALETLVSYNREDTVNLRTLADEVCARLDDEVFVAAPDGDGD, translated from the coding sequence ATGCGCATCGAGAACAGCTTCATCCCCGTCGAGGGGGTGGGCGAGACGACTGAACGGCGCCTCTGGGAGCGAGGGGTCACGAGGTGGGAGGAGTTCGACCCCGCGGTCGACGTCGCGGGCGTGGGCGCGACGACCGCCGACCGGATCGAGTCGTTCATTGCGGAGGCGTTGGCGCGGCTCGACGACGGCGATTCCGCGTACTTCGACCGGGAGTTCCCCTCCGGCGAGCGGTGGCGGCTCTACGAGAACTTCCGCGAGGAGACCTGCTTCTTCGACATCGAGACGACCGGGCTCGACGAGCGGCGCGACCGGGTGACGACGGTCAGCTTCCACCAGGGCGGCGAGACGACGACGCTCGTCGCCGGCGAGGACCTCACCGCGCGGCGGCTCCGCGAGCAGTTCGCGGACGCGAGCCTGCTCGCGACGTTCAACGGCGCGCGCTTCGACGTCCCCTTCCTCGAGACCTCCTTCGACGTCGGAATCGACACGCCGCACCTCGACCTGATGTACCCCGCGAAGCGGATCGGGCTCTCGGGCGGGCTGAAACCGATAGAGAAAGAGATCGGGATCGAGCGCGACCGGCCGGACATCTCCGGCCGCGACGCGGTCCGCCTGTGGCGCGAGCACGAGCGCGGGAGCGACGAGGCCTTAGAGACGCTCGTCTCGTACAACCGCGAGGACACCGTGAACCTACGCACGCTCGCCGACGAGGTCTGTGCGCGGCTCGACGACGAGGTGTTCGTCGCCGCCCCCGACGGAGACGGCGACTGA
- a CDS encoding prephenate dehydrogenase/arogenate dehydrogenase family protein → MDLLVVGAGEIGRWVADTVSVDAAPVDASVAFVDRDPAVAADAAADRDARTVDADGDTTHDAVCLAVPMSAVPAAVEAYAPRAERAIVDVSGEMTDAVAAMREHASDLERASYHPLFAPPRVPGNVAVVVDEGGPLVDSLSAAVEAGGNDVFETTAEEHDEAMETVQAGAHAAVLAWRLAAGPVREEFHTPVSAALDEVADTVTEGSPAVYAEIQRAFDGAEDVADAAAAIADADDEAFAALYERARGDREGRERLE, encoded by the coding sequence ATGGACCTCCTCGTCGTCGGCGCCGGTGAGATCGGGCGCTGGGTCGCTGACACCGTCTCGGTCGACGCCGCGCCGGTCGACGCGAGCGTCGCGTTCGTCGACCGCGACCCGGCCGTCGCGGCCGACGCCGCGGCGGACCGCGACGCGCGGACGGTTGACGCCGACGGCGACACCACTCACGACGCGGTCTGCCTCGCGGTGCCGATGTCGGCGGTGCCCGCGGCGGTCGAGGCGTACGCGCCCCGGGCGGAGCGGGCGATAGTCGACGTCTCGGGCGAGATGACCGACGCGGTCGCCGCGATGCGCGAGCACGCCTCCGACCTCGAACGGGCGAGCTACCACCCGCTCTTCGCGCCGCCGCGCGTCCCGGGCAACGTCGCGGTCGTCGTCGACGAGGGCGGCCCGCTGGTCGACTCCCTCTCGGCCGCGGTCGAGGCCGGCGGCAACGACGTGTTCGAGACGACCGCCGAGGAGCACGACGAGGCGATGGAGACCGTTCAGGCGGGCGCCCACGCCGCGGTGCTCGCGTGGCGGCTCGCCGCCGGGCCGGTCCGCGAGGAGTTCCACACGCCCGTCTCGGCCGCGCTCGACGAGGTCGCGGACACCGTCACCGAGGGGTCGCCCGCGGTGTACGCCGAGATACAGCGCGCCTTCGACGGGGCCGAGGACGTGGCCGACGCCGCGGCGGCGATCGCGGACGCGGACGACGAGGCGTTCGCCGCCCTCTACGAGCGCGCCCGCGGCGACCGCGAGGGGCGGGAGCGGCTGGAGTGA
- a CDS encoding MFS transporter — protein MSDADPTVEPGPSGGGDAAVDGDPSLAAETDAGDRRRLGGVVLAVLISQVLLYPGVPDLVVALGAPAGIDAGMWFLVAEFGAFVTFAVVWGALSDALGTRVPLVVAGAFGGAASYVALASLPGLGLGFEAALLVRVVGGALTIGAFSLSITLLMDLRGGNGRNMGTAGLAIGLGAAVGSVVGGSLADLDALYPVYAGAAVLAAAGLLAATVDDRAAPVSTGDGGDAEATDDVGFRDVLARARTTPGLLVPLAFGFVDRLTAGFFALVGVYYFQDPATFGLSAAGAGATLALFFVPFALLQSPLGALSDRIGRFLPVVAGSLAYGVATIGVGVAPAYPIAAGLMVLVGVCGALMAPATMALVTDLVEPEARGAAMGLFNVFGSLGFLTGFLIGGSATGAFGYTPAFLAVGGLELAIAIALLPAVRSISPGAGVINRLGAEGRAE, from the coding sequence ATGAGCGACGCCGACCCCACCGTCGAACCCGGTCCCTCCGGCGGCGGCGACGCCGCTGTCGACGGCGACCCGTCCCTCGCGGCCGAGACCGACGCCGGTGACCGCCGTCGGCTCGGGGGCGTCGTCCTCGCGGTACTGATCTCGCAGGTCCTCCTCTACCCCGGCGTGCCCGACCTCGTCGTCGCGCTCGGCGCGCCGGCGGGCATCGACGCCGGCATGTGGTTCCTCGTCGCGGAGTTCGGCGCGTTCGTGACGTTCGCCGTCGTCTGGGGGGCGCTCTCGGACGCGCTCGGAACGCGGGTCCCCCTCGTCGTCGCCGGCGCGTTCGGCGGCGCCGCCTCCTACGTCGCGCTGGCGTCGCTGCCGGGGCTGGGTCTCGGATTCGAGGCCGCACTCCTCGTCAGGGTCGTCGGTGGCGCGCTCACCATCGGCGCGTTCTCGCTTTCGATCACCCTTCTGATGGACCTCCGCGGCGGCAACGGCCGCAACATGGGGACCGCGGGGCTCGCGATCGGACTCGGCGCCGCGGTCGGCTCGGTCGTCGGCGGGTCGCTTGCCGACCTCGACGCGCTCTACCCGGTGTACGCCGGCGCGGCCGTGCTGGCCGCGGCGGGGCTGCTCGCGGCGACGGTCGACGACCGGGCGGCGCCGGTCTCGACGGGTGACGGAGGTGACGCGGAGGCGACCGACGACGTCGGGTTCCGCGACGTGCTCGCCCGCGCCCGGACGACGCCCGGCCTCCTCGTCCCCCTCGCGTTCGGCTTCGTCGACCGCCTCACCGCGGGATTCTTCGCCCTCGTCGGCGTCTACTACTTCCAAGACCCGGCGACGTTCGGGCTGTCGGCGGCCGGCGCGGGCGCGACGCTCGCGCTCTTTTTCGTCCCGTTCGCGCTGCTCCAGTCTCCCCTCGGCGCGCTCTCGGACCGGATCGGTCGCTTCCTTCCCGTGGTGGCGGGGTCGCTCGCGTACGGCGTCGCCACGATCGGCGTCGGCGTCGCGCCGGCGTACCCGATCGCCGCGGGGCTGATGGTGCTGGTCGGCGTCTGCGGCGCGCTGATGGCGCCGGCGACGATGGCGCTCGTCACCGACCTCGTCGAGCCGGAGGCGCGCGGCGCGGCGATGGGCCTGTTCAACGTGTTCGGCTCGCTCGGCTTCCTTACGGGCTTTCTCATCGGCGGAAGCGCCACGGGCGCGTTCGGCTACACGCCCGCGTTCCTCGCGGTCGGCGGGCTGGAGCTGGCGATCGCGATCGCGCTGCTGCCGGCGGTCCGGTCGATCTCCCCCGGCGCGGGAGTGATCAACCGGCTCGGCGCGGAGGGACGCGCGGAGTGA
- a CDS encoding DUF5786 family protein: MGFGSYDESEQKDQDVDTDEDDAVNVHENDHDGDVSIEGDADTDDLVGRLSEMRDDDDD; this comes from the coding sequence ATGGGATTTGGATCGTACGACGAGAGCGAACAGAAGGACCAGGACGTGGACACCGACGAGGACGACGCGGTGAACGTCCACGAGAACGACCACGACGGCGACGTCTCCATCGAGGGCGACGCCGACACCGACGACCTCGTCGGCCGCCTCTCCGAGATGCGCGACGACGACGACGACTGA
- a CDS encoding polymer-forming cytoskeletal protein, translating to MSLRGDGPVEELAIPSGTTVEEHDVVVDGDVLVGGQSTVELGVRGRNVAIGERVSVANDIEAEGDCRLDTWCSVDGNVLVGEDAYIGERVTVTGRLMVSGDLDIGDDVTIEEGFEANGWIVIRNPVPTIVFYFIVLSQLLRVGETDAADELAEALADGDDVRDPLLVPRSAEISDDAWRVSTPATVGDDCRLHGNLRAESIRVGERNEVFGSLRARDDIAVGGETVIHGDVTTRGGTVTVEAGARVLGDVSAGDLVVYDGAEIQGTLRARGEMKLIQETERESEPEESETEEPDENESERSDEAGTEDSDETGTGTDSDSESDEDVGSDDDAAESETAESARETEAAESEGGPDPGTEETAAVTADAKPSADGSGSEGDP from the coding sequence GTGTCGCTGCGAGGAGACGGGCCGGTCGAAGAGCTCGCGATCCCCTCGGGGACGACCGTCGAGGAACACGACGTCGTCGTCGACGGCGACGTGCTCGTGGGCGGACAGTCGACGGTCGAGCTCGGCGTCCGCGGCCGCAACGTCGCGATAGGCGAGCGCGTGAGCGTCGCCAACGACATCGAGGCCGAGGGCGACTGCCGGCTCGACACCTGGTGTTCCGTCGACGGGAACGTCTTGGTGGGCGAAGACGCGTACATCGGCGAGCGGGTGACCGTCACCGGCCGCCTGATGGTCTCTGGCGACCTCGACATCGGTGACGACGTGACGATCGAGGAAGGGTTCGAGGCCAACGGCTGGATCGTCATCCGGAACCCCGTGCCGACGATCGTCTTCTACTTCATCGTCCTCTCGCAGCTGCTGCGCGTCGGTGAGACCGACGCGGCCGACGAACTGGCCGAGGCGCTCGCGGACGGCGACGACGTCCGCGACCCGCTCTTGGTCCCGCGGAGCGCCGAGATATCCGACGACGCCTGGCGCGTGTCGACGCCGGCGACCGTCGGTGACGACTGCCGGCTCCACGGCAACCTCCGCGCGGAGTCGATCCGCGTGGGCGAGCGCAACGAGGTGTTCGGATCGCTGCGCGCCCGCGACGACATCGCGGTCGGCGGCGAGACCGTGATCCACGGCGACGTGACGACTCGCGGCGGGACCGTCACCGTCGAGGCCGGCGCGCGCGTGCTCGGTGACGTCTCCGCAGGCGACCTAGTCGTCTACGACGGGGCGGAGATTCAGGGCACCCTTAGGGCGCGCGGGGAAATGAAACTGATCCAAGAGACGGAGCGGGAGAGCGAGCCCGAGGAATCAGAGACCGAGGAACCGGACGAGAACGAGTCCGAGCGATCGGACGAAGCCGGGACCGAAGACTCGGACGAAACTGGGACCGGAACCGACAGCGACAGCGAATCGGACGAGGATGTCGGTTCCGACGACGACGCGGCCGAAAGCGAGACCGCGGAGTCCGCGCGCGAGACAGAGGCCGCCGAGTCCGAGGGGGGGCCCGACCCCGGGACTGAGGAGACCGCGGCGGTGACGGCCGACGCGAAACCGTCGGCGGACGGGTCGGGATCCGAGGGCGATCCCTGA
- a CDS encoding PQQ-binding-like beta-propeller repeat protein yields the protein MTDAPSRREWLAAVGAAATAGAAGCAALDSLPADGDRDAPDVEPGAGDSTRQTIPSGVAQFRGSLERWGYYPDETVPDAVEEAWRIPEVNTGDHSAAKASAVPAPDGGVLLPGDTGDLLAITADGEVRWRGETDAGGRGIHGTPAVADGRAYVGAYDGVLYAFALGSGELEWSTNLGGSIGSSPLYVGGELYVSVEFPTPEGRMFAVDAETGEVTWAEPDHRPTDHPHSSPAVSLDAGRMVCGSNDGYLYCWSFPDLEFRWRFATDPPGTNSGEIKGPIATYDGAAFFGSWDHSVYRVDLETGDEDWAFETGDLSMTGPAVDPERDAVYMGSHDDHLYALDASTGEMEWRFRTGRPLTGCATVAGDRVLTGSKDGNLYALEADSGEEVWRVEHDGWITSAPRVVDGDVYYAERAPDPDGGDTDGGGYKLVAAE from the coding sequence ATGACCGACGCCCCCTCCCGACGCGAGTGGCTCGCCGCGGTCGGCGCGGCGGCGACCGCCGGCGCCGCCGGCTGCGCCGCCCTCGACAGTTTACCCGCGGACGGCGACAGGGACGCCCCCGACGTGGAACCCGGCGCGGGCGACTCGACGCGGCAGACGATTCCCTCGGGCGTCGCGCAGTTCCGCGGCTCGCTGGAGCGGTGGGGGTACTACCCCGACGAGACGGTGCCCGACGCGGTCGAGGAGGCGTGGCGGATCCCCGAGGTCAACACCGGCGATCACAGCGCGGCGAAGGCGAGCGCGGTGCCCGCCCCCGACGGGGGCGTCCTCCTCCCGGGCGACACCGGCGATCTGCTCGCGATTACGGCCGACGGCGAGGTGCGCTGGCGCGGCGAGACGGACGCCGGGGGGCGCGGGATCCACGGGACCCCGGCGGTGGCTGACGGCCGCGCGTACGTCGGCGCGTACGACGGCGTGCTCTACGCGTTCGCGCTCGGCTCGGGCGAGTTGGAGTGGTCGACGAACCTCGGCGGCTCCATCGGCTCCAGCCCGCTGTACGTCGGCGGCGAACTGTACGTCTCGGTGGAGTTCCCGACCCCCGAGGGGCGCATGTTCGCGGTCGACGCGGAGACGGGCGAGGTCACTTGGGCGGAGCCGGACCACCGGCCCACCGACCACCCGCACTCCTCGCCGGCCGTCTCGCTCGACGCCGGCCGGATGGTGTGCGGGTCGAACGACGGCTATCTCTACTGCTGGAGCTTCCCGGACCTTGAGTTCCGGTGGCGGTTCGCGACCGACCCGCCGGGGACGAACAGCGGGGAGATCAAGGGCCCGATCGCGACGTACGACGGTGCCGCCTTCTTCGGCTCGTGGGACCACAGCGTCTACCGGGTCGACCTAGAGACGGGCGATGAGGACTGGGCCTTCGAGACGGGCGACCTCTCGATGACGGGACCCGCCGTCGACCCCGAGCGCGACGCGGTGTACATGGGGAGTCACGACGACCACCTGTACGCGCTCGACGCGTCGACCGGCGAGATGGAGTGGCGCTTCCGGACCGGCCGCCCCTTGACCGGCTGCGCGACCGTCGCCGGCGACCGCGTGCTGACGGGGTCGAAGGACGGGAATCTCTACGCGCTGGAGGCCGACTCGGGCGAGGAGGTGTGGCGGGTCGAACACGACGGGTGGATAACGAGCGCGCCGCGCGTCGTCGACGGCGACGTCTACTACGCCGAGCGCGCGCCGGACCCGGACGGCGGTGACACCGACGGCGGCGGCTACAAGCTCGTCGCCGCGGAGTAA
- a CDS encoding DUF5800 family protein yields MSTDLTFTDRGVDVVYEGTEFELEKALIEEATGKSYRDVTDHEVLTIVAEDPELDGEPVRIGDVL; encoded by the coding sequence ATGAGCACGGACCTGACGTTCACCGACCGCGGCGTCGACGTCGTCTACGAGGGGACCGAGTTCGAGTTGGAGAAGGCGCTGATCGAGGAGGCGACCGGGAAGTCGTACCGCGACGTCACCGACCACGAGGTGTTGACAATCGTCGCGGAGGATCCGGAGCTGGACGGCGAGCCGGTCCGGATCGGCGACGTGCTGTAG